The following proteins come from a genomic window of Nostoc sp. ATCC 53789:
- a CDS encoding response regulator transcription factor, which yields MNVLFVEDEAKIANFVRAGLKEQGFVVDYCDNGDEGYLRALENEYDVLILDIMVPGKDGLSILKLLRRQGRNAPVILLTARNELDDRLAGLNLGADDYIAKPFFVEELAARIHAVVRRSVSDVSDGLRLRQNILSVGPIKLDRITREVTCDRQAIELTSREFNLLEYLMRSPGRVFTRTQILEHVWGYDFNPNTNVVDVCIQRIRKKIDHIDELVWIESIRGVGYRFRKPESSS from the coding sequence GTGAACGTTCTATTTGTCGAAGATGAAGCGAAAATTGCTAACTTCGTCCGAGCTGGACTGAAGGAGCAGGGATTTGTTGTAGACTACTGCGACAATGGTGATGAAGGATATCTGCGGGCATTAGAAAATGAATATGATGTTCTTATCCTTGACATTATGGTGCCGGGAAAGGATGGACTATCGATCTTAAAACTCTTGCGGCGGCAAGGTCGGAATGCGCCGGTAATTTTGTTAACGGCTCGAAATGAACTAGACGATCGCTTGGCAGGGCTAAATTTAGGAGCCGATGATTACATTGCTAAACCGTTTTTTGTAGAAGAGTTAGCGGCTCGAATTCATGCCGTTGTTCGCCGGAGTGTGAGCGATGTCTCCGACGGGCTACGCCTACGCCAAAATATCCTTAGTGTTGGGCCTATCAAACTCGATCGCATCACCAGGGAAGTTACTTGCGATCGCCAGGCGATAGAACTCACCAGCCGCGAGTTTAATCTTCTGGAGTATCTGATGCGTTCTCCTGGAAGGGTTTTCACCCGTACCCAAATTCTGGAGCATGTTTGGGGCTACGACTTTAACCCCAACACCAACGTCGTAGATGTTTGTATCCAGCGAATTCGTAAAAAAATTGACCACATTGATGAATTAGTCTGGATTGAAAGCATTCGAGGGGTTGGATATCGGTTTCGCAAACCAGAGTCTAGCTCATGA
- a CDS encoding N-glycosidase: MTIYFYKVWQPYGCFSNFSPHGIHIQDTYWATVEHYYQAQKFVGSKDAAIIPLIHAAATPEEAAALGRCSTRQLRRDWDLVKTQIMREAVLKKFLTHVDIREVLLKTGDELLVENSPTDSFWGCGANKAGQNHLGKTLMSVREEIRNLLSLTRIYE; this comes from the coding sequence ATGACCATTTACTTTTATAAGGTTTGGCAGCCTTATGGCTGTTTTTCTAACTTTTCTCCCCACGGAATCCATATCCAGGACACTTACTGGGCAACTGTTGAGCATTATTATCAAGCACAAAAGTTTGTTGGCAGCAAAGATGCGGCAATTATACCCCTCATCCATGCCGCCGCCACTCCAGAAGAAGCTGCCGCTTTGGGAAGATGTAGCACTCGCCAACTCCGTCGAGACTGGGATTTGGTCAAAACGCAAATTATGCGAGAAGCTGTACTCAAAAAGTTTCTCACTCATGTTGATATTAGAGAAGTTCTGCTGAAGACAGGCGATGAGCTTTTGGTTGAAAACTCCCCAACCGATTCTTTTTGGGGCTGTGGTGCTAATAAAGCAGGTCAAAACCATCTCGGTAAAACTCTCATGAGTGTGCGTGAAGAAATTCGTAACTTACTATCTTTAACAAGAATTTACGAATAA
- a CDS encoding ATP-binding protein, protein MKLPSFRLRIALLSATLAGTTLVGFGAVSWFQIYNAKISRLDAELLNHLMRATPNLPPRGEPPENQGKESRPSRWQFYEDSLADAFGSNTKTPIALLVLDANGNILYQSNSLPADVEVNRLLLKRLQLIPLPSPPQREPPPPSNRNVGPPPFLRPRPPKFVTEKTAKAAWRIGATKFPNAQVGIAVNLQAVDQEMATIRNIFLVSIPGSLLLVAVGAWLVSGGALRPIHQLTGVIQQVTVKGLDQRIPIGTTDVEFVELIQVFNLMLERLERSFTQASRFSGDAAHELKTPLTILQGELERTLQQVDPGSEVQQRLSNLLDEVRRLSGIMRKLLLLSLADAGKMSLYLVEVDMSELLMEMLEDVEMLAPHLTVQTDFTDGLHLKGDRDLLIQVLQNLFSNAIKYNLANGWIKIRTHQTQTTLHVIIANASKDIPVSDRLRIFDRFYRGDPARTRKIEGIGLGLSLAREIARAHHGDLTLDSTVFGQTAFTLTLPMKEAGGERREKMRLL, encoded by the coding sequence ATGAAACTCCCTTCCTTTCGCCTCCGAATTGCCCTATTATCTGCGACTCTAGCAGGAACCACATTAGTCGGTTTTGGTGCAGTCTCCTGGTTTCAGATTTACAATGCTAAAATCAGCCGTCTTGATGCAGAACTGTTAAATCACTTGATGCGGGCAACTCCGAATTTGCCACCACGCGGGGAACCTCCTGAAAATCAGGGCAAAGAAAGCCGACCCTCACGATGGCAATTTTACGAAGACTCATTAGCTGATGCCTTTGGAAGTAATACAAAAACCCCCATTGCCCTACTGGTGCTTGATGCAAACGGCAACATACTTTATCAATCTAACTCCCTACCTGCCGACGTTGAGGTGAATCGCCTGCTGCTTAAGCGTCTTCAGTTGATACCTTTACCATCACCTCCGCAGAGAGAACCACCGCCACCCTCAAATAGAAATGTTGGGCCGCCACCCTTTCTTCGTCCACGTCCACCTAAATTTGTCACTGAAAAGACAGCAAAAGCAGCTTGGCGAATTGGAGCAACTAAATTTCCCAATGCTCAGGTTGGCATTGCTGTGAATCTGCAAGCTGTCGATCAAGAAATGGCTACCATTCGGAATATTTTCCTGGTTTCAATTCCGGGATCGCTACTGCTAGTTGCAGTTGGTGCATGGTTAGTTTCTGGTGGTGCTTTGCGTCCTATCCATCAATTAACAGGTGTTATTCAACAAGTAACTGTTAAAGGACTAGATCAACGAATTCCCATTGGAACAACTGATGTTGAATTTGTCGAGTTGATTCAGGTATTTAACTTGATGTTGGAACGGTTGGAACGCAGTTTTACCCAAGCTTCCCGCTTTAGTGGTGATGCGGCTCATGAACTGAAAACCCCACTGACGATTTTGCAAGGCGAACTAGAACGAACGCTGCAACAGGTTGATCCTGGAAGTGAAGTACAACAGCGCTTAAGTAACCTATTAGATGAGGTGCGCCGTCTGAGTGGAATTATGCGGAAACTCTTGCTGCTATCTCTAGCCGATGCCGGAAAAATGAGCTTGTATTTGGTTGAGGTGGATATGTCTGAGTTGCTGATGGAGATGCTAGAAGATGTGGAAATGCTGGCTCCCCACTTGACTGTGCAAACTGACTTTACTGATGGACTACACTTAAAGGGCGATCGCGATCTTCTGATTCAAGTTTTGCAAAACCTGTTCAGTAATGCTATAAAATACAATCTCGCCAACGGCTGGATAAAAATTCGCACTCATCAAACTCAAACAACTCTCCACGTCATCATTGCCAATGCATCCAAAGATATTCCAGTGAGCGATCGTCTACGCATTTTTGACCGCTTCTATCGTGGCGATCCGGCTCGAACCCGCAAAATAGAAGGCATCGGACTAGGACTCAGCCTAGCCCGTGAAATTGCCAGGGCACATCATGGCGACCTCACCCTTGACTCAACAGTTTTTGGTCAAACAGCTTTCACCCTCACTTTACCGATGAAGGAGGCAGGAGGAGAGCGACGCGAAAAAATGAGATTATTGTGA